The following proteins come from a genomic window of Nitrospira sp.:
- a CDS encoding LPS-assembly protein LptD: MAGPLARVRWRRFLVVAVLSLVPFPGSAADNPGSTGTSPTGSAPLDIAADRIDYRQDQDVYEANGSVVIQQGAIKLTADHATIQALPGILTAVGHVHLTDPQADVTAERMELNVNTEAGVVTHGRLYVPTTNSSISGRLMQRFSEYHYRVKEGSFTNCDAQGGEVPAWRFRFKDLDMTLGDTLGFKGAWFCILDVPTIPLPVFSYPMIKRRTGFLLPIPSYDNRFGFHVKQSFFWAINPSHDLTVTPSYYSDLGYGSDFEYRYALDRRSRGKWYVSYLQQTQLPNVAGVTDIGQNAEKARAALIGSHTQYFTDTLLLRANANLVTDPNYFQQLSNSGILRALPSTESNLLMTQRLPYGNLYLVGLYLQPLQAGGKDTFQRLPEAGYSLPYTSLFNSPLLVGMDGDFVNFYRDQGFTLNRLDMVPGISTDVIHLGHVVGIRPQAKFREVYYTRGAQSDEGQHRESFWLGVEATSKVTRRFRLAEGNSLLHTVEPKVTYEYVPKTDQSKLTQIDQVDDLPAKNLLTYMLRSRVLESGKQTAFNWLDLTVAQSYHVGYVQTMARDFTPGVLPFLGSPTQPLQPATMPIQGKRFSDIWMRAVIGNNLPTLMSTAWLDAPVAGRAAQAWALRPPINRYLTIDAFFDPYRLEMSQFNTDLRFQEGTNWYLEVGQRFTRNGNRVRRGDLWNPISFNEVFAPTSEIEFLTMGGAFRTPWGWTFGAKAYYDVKHGRSPELDAVALYQNPCRCWSVGLYYLKFPDREQYSFMLSLTGVGWTESAGTAVMRTLLNPLLWGERGLPWATLGGPYGIPPQTSEAGAPQATP, from the coding sequence GTGGCGGGTCCTCTCGCGCGGGTCCGCTGGCGTCGCTTTCTCGTCGTCGCCGTCCTCTCTCTCGTTCCATTTCCTGGATCAGCGGCGGACAACCCAGGGAGTACGGGAACGTCACCCACTGGGTCTGCTCCCCTCGATATCGCGGCAGACCGTATCGACTATCGCCAAGATCAGGACGTCTACGAAGCAAACGGATCGGTCGTCATTCAACAGGGAGCGATTAAGCTGACGGCGGACCACGCCACCATTCAAGCCTTGCCGGGGATTCTTACTGCCGTCGGCCACGTCCATTTAACAGACCCGCAGGCTGATGTGACGGCTGAACGAATGGAACTCAATGTCAATACTGAGGCCGGTGTCGTGACACATGGTCGGCTCTATGTTCCGACGACAAACTCATCAATATCCGGCCGCCTCATGCAGAGATTTTCTGAATACCATTACCGAGTCAAAGAGGGCAGCTTCACGAATTGTGATGCACAAGGTGGAGAAGTGCCTGCTTGGCGCTTCCGGTTTAAGGATCTGGATATGACCCTGGGGGATACCTTGGGATTTAAGGGCGCATGGTTCTGCATATTAGACGTACCGACGATTCCGCTGCCCGTCTTTTCCTATCCAATGATCAAGCGACGAACCGGATTTTTGCTTCCGATCCCGAGCTATGACAATCGATTCGGATTCCACGTGAAACAAAGTTTTTTTTGGGCCATCAATCCGAGTCACGACTTGACGGTGACGCCATCATATTACAGTGACCTAGGGTATGGATCGGATTTTGAGTATCGGTATGCCTTGGACCGTCGATCTCGAGGCAAATGGTATGTGAGCTATCTACAACAGACGCAGCTTCCCAACGTCGCCGGCGTCACCGATATCGGGCAAAATGCCGAGAAGGCGCGTGCGGCACTCATCGGCAGCCATACGCAATATTTCACCGATACGTTGCTGCTCCGTGCCAATGCGAATTTAGTCACAGACCCCAACTATTTCCAACAACTGAGCAATTCGGGAATACTCCGCGCCTTACCGAGCACCGAATCCAATCTCTTGATGACTCAGCGCTTGCCCTACGGCAATCTCTATCTCGTGGGCCTCTATTTGCAACCGTTACAAGCCGGGGGAAAGGATACGTTCCAACGTCTTCCGGAGGCCGGCTATAGCCTTCCCTATACCTCGCTGTTCAATTCGCCTCTGTTGGTCGGTATGGATGGGGACTTCGTCAATTTCTATCGAGATCAAGGATTTACGCTTAATCGGCTCGATATGGTTCCGGGTATTTCGACGGATGTGATTCATCTCGGGCATGTCGTTGGTATCCGGCCGCAAGCGAAGTTCCGCGAAGTCTATTACACCAGAGGGGCGCAATCGGATGAAGGGCAGCATAGGGAGAGTTTTTGGTTGGGAGTGGAAGCCACGTCGAAAGTGACACGCCGGTTCAGACTCGCCGAGGGGAATAGTCTTCTTCATACGGTCGAACCGAAGGTCACCTATGAGTACGTCCCAAAGACCGATCAATCGAAGTTGACGCAAATCGACCAAGTCGATGACCTACCAGCGAAGAATTTGCTGACCTATATGCTGCGCAGTCGGGTGTTGGAATCAGGCAAGCAAACTGCCTTCAACTGGCTCGATCTCACGGTGGCTCAGAGCTATCATGTCGGCTACGTGCAGACGATGGCCAGGGATTTCACACCTGGTGTCCTCCCCTTTCTAGGATCACCCACCCAGCCGCTCCAACCGGCCACCATGCCTATCCAGGGGAAAAGGTTTTCTGATATCTGGATGCGGGCCGTGATCGGCAACAACCTCCCGACGCTGATGTCGACGGCATGGTTGGATGCTCCGGTTGCCGGACGTGCCGCGCAGGCGTGGGCGCTTCGGCCGCCGATCAACCGGTATTTGACGATCGACGCATTCTTTGATCCCTATCGCCTTGAAATGAGTCAATTCAACACAGACCTTCGGTTTCAAGAGGGTACCAACTGGTACCTCGAGGTGGGGCAGCGGTTTACGAGGAATGGAAATCGGGTCAGGCGTGGGGACCTCTGGAATCCCATTTCGTTCAACGAAGTGTTCGCTCCTACATCAGAGATTGAATTTCTCACCATGGGCGGCGCGTTCCGTACCCCTTGGGGTTGGACATTCGGCGCCAAAGCTTACTACGACGTCAAACATGGAAGAAGTCCGGAATTGGATGCAGTCGCCCTCTATCAGAACCCTTGCAGGTGTTGGTCGGTGGGGTTGTATTACTTGAAGTTCCCGGATCGCGAGCAATACAGCTTTATGTTGAGTCTCACTGGAGTAGGGTGGACCGAAAGCGCGGGGACTGCCGTCATGCGGACTCTCTTGAATCCGCTTCTGTGGGGTGAACGTGGTCTGCCTTGGGCGACACTGGGCGGGCCCTATGGTATTCCTCCGCAGACCTCCGAGGCAGGGGCACCGCAAGCGACCCCGTAG
- a CDS encoding Thioredoxin, which translates to MAGDALKVEDSSWDAEVMKASELVMVDFWAVWCGPCQMVAPIVDELAKEYAGKLKVRKLNTDENPEVAGRYQVMSIPTILFFKNGQPVEKLVGARPKRQFKEMIDSLLAQHAGTT; encoded by the coding sequence GTGGCTGGTGACGCCTTGAAAGTTGAAGATTCCAGTTGGGATGCTGAAGTGATGAAAGCGTCCGAACTCGTCATGGTCGATTTTTGGGCCGTATGGTGCGGCCCTTGCCAAATGGTGGCTCCCATCGTCGATGAGCTGGCAAAGGAATATGCCGGAAAGCTGAAAGTTCGAAAACTGAACACCGACGAAAATCCCGAGGTTGCCGGACGTTACCAGGTCATGAGTATCCCCACCATTCTTTTCTTCAAAAACGGCCAGCCGGTCGAGAAGCTGGTGGGTGCCAGACCAAAACGCCAATTCAAAGAAATGATCGACTCACTGCTGGCTCAGCATGCCGGGACCACTTAG
- a CDS encoding DNA repair protein RecN, with translation MLTELRITNFAVIERLSLTIDSGFTVLTGETGTGKSLLIDAVALLVGGRASSDQIRFGEEEAQLEASFEIPLTYPLLQRLRAQEILGPQDSQLIIRRIIARSGRNRVYLNGVLSPVHVLEEFAGTLIDIHGQHDQQSLLSNSAQLEVLDAFGRLLELRSQYRSTHRDWVRFREERAELAAKLQQRAQQEDVLRFQQQELNEAACRIGEEELLHAERHRLGASRRLAELASEAQEHIQGDAHGILGNLVSMERVLEELAQIDPEMQGTLRFASEAKVLLKEVADSLRGYAEGLDADPMRLGTIEDRLAVIHKMKKKYGGTIEAVLETHDRVKHELEQLRVTDSELDRYDRLIAEQQRNVSVLARSLSEKRADAAQRLTQLVGKELTALKMGSVRFLVQVMPSGPEEIYGPDGADRVEFLLSANAGEPLKPMPRVASGGELSRIMLALKSVLADVDHVPVLIFDEIDTGVGGAVAATIGKRLRELGRYHQVLCITHLPQVASQAQHHFSVEKSEVNGQAVVTVRALTGVSREGEIARMLGGERITQKTRSAAAELIAGAPE, from the coding sequence ATGCTGACTGAGCTGCGTATCACAAATTTTGCCGTAATCGAACGGCTGAGTCTGACCATTGACTCTGGATTTACCGTATTGACCGGGGAGACAGGAACCGGCAAGTCTTTATTGATTGATGCGGTGGCCCTTCTTGTAGGTGGACGGGCCTCAAGCGATCAGATTCGATTCGGCGAAGAGGAAGCCCAATTAGAAGCATCGTTCGAGATTCCGCTCACGTATCCCCTTCTTCAACGGCTGCGGGCCCAAGAGATCCTTGGACCGCAAGATTCTCAACTCATCATTCGACGTATCATTGCTCGTTCAGGAAGAAATCGGGTGTACCTGAACGGAGTCTTAAGTCCGGTCCACGTGCTGGAAGAGTTTGCAGGGACGCTCATTGATATCCATGGCCAGCACGACCAGCAATCGCTCCTGTCGAACTCCGCTCAACTTGAGGTACTGGATGCCTTCGGCCGACTGTTGGAACTGCGGTCTCAGTATCGATCGACCCATCGCGATTGGGTGCGTTTCCGTGAAGAACGCGCTGAGCTTGCCGCAAAGTTACAACAGCGGGCTCAGCAGGAAGACGTGTTGCGTTTTCAACAGCAGGAATTGAATGAGGCTGCCTGCCGTATTGGAGAGGAGGAGTTGCTGCATGCCGAACGCCATCGGTTGGGGGCGTCGCGGCGTCTGGCTGAGTTGGCATCGGAAGCTCAGGAACACATTCAGGGCGATGCTCATGGCATCTTGGGGAATCTGGTGTCGATGGAACGCGTGTTGGAAGAGCTGGCTCAGATCGACCCAGAGATGCAAGGCACCCTTCGATTTGCATCAGAAGCCAAGGTGCTTTTGAAAGAAGTCGCTGATTCTCTTCGCGGTTATGCCGAGGGCTTGGACGCCGACCCCATGCGACTCGGTACGATCGAAGATCGCTTGGCCGTCATTCACAAGATGAAAAAGAAATACGGAGGGACGATCGAAGCCGTCCTGGAAACCCATGATCGAGTGAAACACGAATTGGAGCAACTTCGTGTGACGGACAGTGAGCTGGATCGGTATGATCGGCTTATTGCGGAACAACAACGGAACGTGTCGGTGCTGGCCCGATCGCTCTCAGAAAAGCGAGCGGACGCAGCTCAACGGTTGACCCAACTGGTGGGCAAAGAGCTCACCGCCCTGAAAATGGGATCCGTACGGTTTCTGGTCCAAGTCATGCCGAGCGGGCCTGAAGAAATCTACGGTCCTGATGGAGCCGATCGTGTGGAGTTTCTGCTGTCGGCCAATGCCGGCGAGCCGTTGAAACCGATGCCTCGTGTGGCATCCGGCGGCGAACTATCGCGGATTATGTTGGCATTGAAATCCGTCCTTGCTGATGTCGACCATGTGCCGGTCCTCATCTTCGATGAGATTGATACCGGAGTCGGAGGGGCGGTCGCGGCCACGATTGGAAAACGGCTAAGGGAATTGGGCCGATACCATCAAGTATTGTGCATTACGCATCTTCCGCAGGTCGCCTCTCAGGCCCAACATCATTTCTCTGTCGAAAAGTCGGAGGTGAATGGGCAGGCAGTGGTGACGGTGCGTGCATTGACCGGTGTGAGTCGTGAAGGTGAAATTGCGCGCATGCTCGGAGGGGAGCGAATCACTCAAAAGACACGATCAGCGGCAGCAGAGTTGATTGCTGGAGCTCCTGAATAG
- a CDS encoding sigma-54-dependent transcriptional regulator yields MVTASCQAGIQPTVLVIDDEAGPRDALNVILRTFCNVRSAENAKTALEILGHEPIDVITLDQKLPDRHGLDLLKDITHHRPDIEVIIVTGYGSLKSAMEGIRHGAAGYLLKPFNVNELTTLIQQTMDKKRRLDFLRHCLRTLPDLWGTEEESARAWDKVKTGYASFSNVQGDSVLQQDGMSLLPLLSDILEAADRQLLNHSSRVSFHATLMASRLNLTASEQKSLALGSFLHDIGKTSLPSYRFSEDQILPSGEASLCREHADRGARMIAPLDLPIEVGQIVTSHHERWDGQGYPHGLRGTEIPLPARIVAIAQTFDHLTADVPGRIALPLDVAIRHISLQSHTHFDPLLLEFFIQVVKDLPISSPAMDIAPAA; encoded by the coding sequence ATGGTCACGGCTTCTTGTCAGGCAGGAATCCAACCGACAGTTCTCGTCATTGATGATGAAGCGGGCCCCCGTGATGCCCTTAACGTAATCCTTCGCACCTTCTGTAACGTTCGTTCAGCAGAAAACGCCAAGACAGCTCTTGAAATCCTCGGTCATGAACCCATTGATGTGATCACGCTCGATCAAAAGCTACCGGATCGCCACGGACTCGATCTGCTCAAAGACATCACGCATCATCGCCCCGATATAGAGGTCATTATCGTCACGGGATACGGAAGCTTGAAGTCTGCCATGGAGGGTATTCGCCACGGAGCTGCTGGCTATTTGCTTAAACCTTTCAATGTGAACGAACTAACTACGCTTATTCAGCAGACGATGGACAAGAAACGCCGACTCGACTTTCTTCGCCACTGTCTCCGGACACTACCGGACCTTTGGGGCACAGAAGAAGAGAGCGCACGAGCGTGGGACAAGGTCAAGACAGGATATGCTTCGTTCTCGAACGTACAAGGCGATTCCGTTCTGCAGCAAGACGGGATGAGCCTGCTTCCACTCTTGTCCGATATTCTGGAGGCCGCAGATCGCCAATTACTCAATCATTCCAGCCGAGTGAGTTTTCATGCCACGCTGATGGCTAGCCGACTCAATCTTACCGCCTCCGAACAAAAATCATTGGCCCTGGGATCTTTTTTGCACGACATAGGGAAAACCAGCCTGCCATCGTATAGATTTTCAGAAGACCAAATCCTTCCATCCGGTGAAGCATCTCTTTGTAGGGAGCATGCCGACAGAGGCGCACGGATGATTGCGCCGTTGGACTTACCCATTGAGGTGGGGCAAATCGTCACATCCCATCACGAGCGCTGGGATGGACAAGGCTATCCTCATGGACTCCGCGGCACGGAGATTCCGTTACCGGCTCGCATCGTTGCCATCGCCCAAACATTTGATCATTTGACCGCCGACGTACCTGGGCGCATCGCCCTCCCGCTGGATGTTGCAATCCGCCACATCTCGCTTCAATCTCATACGCATTTCGACCCGCTGTTGCTGGAATTCTTCATTCAAGTCGTGAAGGACTTGCCTATTTCGTCTCCCGCCATGGACATCGCTCCCGCCGCTTGA
- a CDS encoding Two-component transcriptional response regulator, AtoC family, translated as MESSVVRKRILLIDDDPRVRASLKMVLEPLYDIFQASDAHEGLDVFRKDEPDLILLDVILPGTDGLAVLQTLRMESKTTPVIMLTGTKSVKTAVDAMKLGAADYLSKPFDVDELRIVIDRVLNSSELEREVKQLRAQVVQRYAFHNLIGKSQGMQEIYSKIEQVADSRTTVLITGESGTGKELVARALHYNSARRERPFIALNCAALPETLIESELFGHEKGSFTDATARRVGQFELANTGTLFLDEIGDLSPVTQAKLLRVIQEREFTRIGGVQPIKVDVRIVAATNKNLDDLVRKGQFREDLYYRINVIALFLPPLRERGEDIPLLARHFLEKRLEEERRPHIEFGKEALELLTRYSWPGNVRELENFIEQAFIWSQHAAQITPEHFPTMIKSDSRSTSLRDDTLAGRMSLEKAVMEFEREIILDALKRTNYVQTHAANLLGISRRMLKYRMDTLGIGRPDNSIVQEPDSSMQE; from the coding sequence GTGGAAAGCTCGGTTGTTCGGAAGCGAATTCTATTGATCGATGACGATCCCCGAGTCCGTGCCTCTCTCAAAATGGTTCTCGAACCTCTCTATGACATTTTTCAAGCCAGTGATGCCCATGAGGGGCTCGATGTGTTTCGGAAAGATGAGCCCGATCTCATTCTCCTCGACGTCATTCTCCCGGGAACAGACGGCCTAGCAGTACTTCAAACGCTTCGCATGGAGAGCAAGACGACCCCCGTCATCATGCTTACAGGCACCAAATCCGTCAAAACAGCCGTCGACGCCATGAAACTCGGTGCCGCTGACTATCTCTCGAAGCCGTTCGACGTCGATGAGCTCCGCATCGTTATTGATCGCGTACTGAACTCCTCCGAATTGGAACGAGAGGTCAAGCAACTGCGGGCGCAAGTGGTCCAGCGCTATGCCTTTCATAATCTCATCGGGAAAAGCCAGGGCATGCAAGAGATCTATTCAAAGATCGAGCAGGTCGCCGACAGCCGTACCACGGTGCTCATTACGGGAGAAAGCGGCACGGGAAAGGAATTGGTCGCGAGAGCCTTGCACTACAACAGTGCTCGGCGCGAACGCCCTTTCATCGCACTGAACTGCGCAGCGCTGCCCGAAACGCTCATCGAAAGCGAACTCTTCGGCCACGAAAAGGGGTCGTTCACGGATGCGACGGCTCGACGCGTCGGGCAGTTCGAGTTGGCGAACACCGGAACATTGTTCCTGGACGAAATCGGCGACTTAAGCCCCGTCACGCAGGCCAAGCTCCTGCGCGTCATCCAAGAACGAGAATTCACGAGAATCGGCGGGGTTCAGCCCATCAAGGTCGATGTCCGCATTGTGGCGGCGACGAACAAGAATCTTGACGACCTCGTTCGAAAAGGACAATTCCGAGAAGACCTCTACTACCGCATCAACGTCATTGCGCTTTTTCTCCCTCCACTCCGTGAGCGTGGTGAGGATATTCCCCTCTTGGCCAGACACTTCCTCGAAAAACGGCTGGAAGAGGAACGACGCCCCCACATCGAATTCGGAAAAGAGGCACTGGAGCTTCTGACTCGTTATTCTTGGCCGGGCAATGTTCGGGAACTGGAAAACTTCATCGAGCAAGCGTTCATCTGGTCCCAACATGCCGCACAAATCACTCCGGAGCATTTTCCCACGATGATCAAGAGTGACTCCCGTTCAACGTCGCTCCGAGACGATACTCTCGCCGGTCGTATGTCGCTTGAAAAAGCCGTGATGGAGTTTGAACGAGAAATTATTCTTGATGCGTTGAAACGAACCAATTATGTGCAAACCCACGCCGCAAACCTACTGGGAATCAGTCGCCGGATGCTGAAATACAGAATGGACACACTCGGCATCGGTCGTCCCGACAATTCTATCGTCCAAGAGCCGGACTCATCCATGCAAGAATGA